A part of Candidatus Hydrogenedentota bacterium genomic DNA contains:
- a CDS encoding mannose-6-phosphate isomerase: MALKLAPTDSETVDGMKLGILRFEDGFFPRIWGGRKLADLFGKPLPPDRRIGEAWLIADHSVHESIVADGPHSGRTLHHLVHDFPAALFGRLATPTPFGRFPLLLKLLDAREALSVQVHPDDACAASLAEPDTGKTEMWYVLDSGPASELICGLDGGLGREAFAAAVAGNAIAHYLKRHPVERGTALFVPAGIVHALGAGVVLAEIQQNSDLTYRIYDWGRMESNGKPRALHVEKALKAIHFGEIHPGPVLPLLYEHGNARRAVLAACPYFAAERVELQGMVECRTYGDSFHIVLAVKGLLALEGIVLHPGEAAIVPAEFPTFTASGTGLFLDYYVPDFERDIRRPLMQAGHPATLIDTILHEKR, encoded by the coding sequence ATGGCTTTGAAACTTGCTCCAACGGATTCGGAGACGGTTGACGGCATGAAACTGGGCATTTTGCGGTTTGAGGATGGTTTTTTCCCCCGAATTTGGGGAGGACGCAAACTGGCGGATCTCTTTGGCAAGCCCCTACCGCCGGATCGGCGTATTGGCGAAGCGTGGTTGATCGCCGACCATTCGGTGCATGAAAGCATTGTGGCGGATGGGCCGCATTCGGGCCGGACCTTGCATCATCTTGTGCATGATTTCCCGGCCGCGTTGTTCGGCCGATTGGCGACACCCACGCCTTTTGGACGTTTTCCATTGCTGCTTAAACTGCTTGATGCGCGTGAAGCGTTGTCGGTCCAAGTCCATCCGGATGATGCATGCGCCGCGTCTCTGGCTGAACCGGACACCGGCAAGACGGAAATGTGGTATGTGCTTGATTCAGGACCGGCGAGTGAACTGATCTGCGGTCTTGACGGCGGGCTGGGCCGGGAAGCGTTCGCGGCCGCCGTGGCGGGGAACGCGATCGCGCACTATTTGAAACGGCATCCTGTCGAAAGGGGAACTGCTTTGTTTGTGCCGGCGGGCATCGTTCACGCCTTGGGCGCCGGGGTTGTGCTGGCGGAAATTCAACAGAACAGCGATCTCACCTATCGCATTTACGACTGGGGCCGGATGGAATCCAACGGAAAACCCCGCGCCTTACACGTTGAAAAGGCCTTGAAGGCCATTCATTTCGGCGAAATCCACCCGGGGCCGGTCCTCCCGCTCTTGTACGAACACGGAAACGCTCGGCGCGCCGTGCTGGCCGCATGTCCGTATTTCGCGGCGGAACGTGTCGAATTACAGGGAATGGTGGAGTGTCGCACCTATGGGGACTCTTTTCATATCGTTCTTGCCGTGAAAGGCCTCCTTGCCTTGGAAGGCATAGTCCTGCACCCCGGTGAAGCGGCCATCGTACCCGCGGAATTTCCAACCTTCACGGCTTCGGGTACAGGTCTTTTTCTGGACTACTACGTTCCGGATTTCGAGCGCGACATCCGGCGACCACTCATGCAGGCAGGGCATCCGGCCACCCTGATAGACACCATCCTGCATGAAAAGCGATAG
- the argH gene encoding argininosuccinate lyase, producing the protein MTKLWGGRFEKKTDEIVERLGESVSYDARLAPWDIRASIAHARMLGDTGIISRQDAHRIVRGLESIAKDVAAGRFTWDITLEDIHTNIEAELVRRIGDPGKRLHTARSRNDQIATDVRLWMRDQIDAVRGLLINLQSALIAFAEKHAGVILPGFTHMQHAQPVLLAHHVLAYHEMFDRDRERFGQLRARVNVLPLGSAALAGTPHPIRREQVARELGFAAVSANSMDAVSDRDHLIEFCAAASIAMMHLSRLCEELVVWSSQEFGFIEIGDAFTTGSSIMPQKKNPDVAELVRGKTGRVYGSLIALLALMKGLPLAYNRDLQEDKEPLFDASDTLQLCLAAVARMIPAIRVNAARMAEAAREGFMEATDLADALVNAGMPFRDAHAVVGRIVLHCVRNGKRLTDLSLSEIQTFSPLFNEKIRYALDMHAIVKKRDLPGGTAPRRVMAALRRAKARLAGEQPTENVLHLPRRKKG; encoded by the coding sequence ATGACCAAGTTATGGGGTGGACGTTTCGAAAAGAAAACCGACGAGATTGTTGAACGTCTGGGCGAATCGGTCTCCTACGATGCTCGATTGGCACCGTGGGACATCCGAGCCAGCATAGCTCATGCACGCATGCTCGGCGACACGGGAATCATTTCAAGGCAGGATGCCCACCGAATTGTCCGGGGACTCGAATCAATCGCAAAGGACGTGGCGGCGGGTCGGTTTACATGGGATATAACGCTTGAGGATATTCATACGAATATCGAAGCGGAACTGGTGCGCCGGATTGGCGACCCGGGCAAACGCCTGCATACAGCCCGCAGCCGAAACGATCAAATCGCCACCGATGTGCGCCTCTGGATGCGGGATCAGATAGACGCTGTTCGCGGATTGTTGATCAACCTGCAATCAGCGCTGATCGCATTCGCCGAAAAGCATGCCGGGGTGATTTTGCCGGGTTTTACCCACATGCAACATGCCCAGCCGGTCCTGCTGGCGCATCATGTCCTAGCCTACCACGAGATGTTTGATCGCGACCGAGAACGGTTCGGCCAGTTGCGGGCGCGCGTGAATGTGCTCCCGCTGGGATCGGCGGCGTTGGCCGGAACACCACATCCCATTCGCCGCGAACAAGTTGCGCGCGAACTGGGTTTTGCGGCCGTCTCGGCAAACAGCATGGACGCCGTCTCGGATCGTGATCATCTCATCGAATTTTGCGCAGCCGCATCCATCGCAATGATGCATCTGAGCCGCCTCTGCGAGGAACTCGTCGTATGGTCGAGCCAAGAATTCGGTTTTATCGAAATCGGCGATGCGTTTACAACGGGTTCGAGCATCATGCCGCAAAAGAAGAACCCAGACGTGGCCGAATTGGTGCGCGGCAAGACGGGACGGGTTTACGGTTCCCTGATCGCGCTGCTTGCGTTGATGAAAGGGCTGCCGCTCGCCTATAACCGCGATCTGCAGGAAGACAAGGAACCGTTGTTCGACGCCTCCGACACGCTTCAACTGTGTCTTGCGGCTGTCGCTCGAATGATTCCGGCCATTCGTGTAAATGCGGCGCGGATGGCCGAAGCGGCCCGCGAAGGCTTCATGGAGGCCACGGATCTCGCCGATGCGCTTGTAAACGCCGGCATGCCATTCCGCGACGCCCATGCCGTGGTGGGCCGGATCGTGCTGCATTGTGTCCGCAACGGAAAACGGTTGACGGATCTCTCCCTTTCAGAAATACAAACCTTCTCCCCGTTGTTCAATGAAAAAATACGGTATGCGCTTGATATGCACGCCATTGTTAAAAAACGCGATCTGCCGGGCGGAACGGCGCCCCGCCGGGTGATGGCGGCCTTACGGCGCGCCAAGGCGCGACTGGCTGGTGAACAACCGACCGAAAATGTGTTACACTTACCAAGGAGGAAAAAGGGATAG
- a CDS encoding response regulator yields MAEETRILVVDDEIVIRALLVDVLVEEGYSVETAGNAKAALDLLQAQNNFIILFTDIMMPEMNGIELIREARKICPAIIPIVMTGFATLETARAAVKEGAYDYVLKPFSISEIKVAVSNALERHRLANENARLLEITELFNISEAIASIHNERQLLRFVLSAAMERVGASRGSIMVTTQDGRALEVAVSVGIPEEDAKTVVEMGTGISGWVAQHARPLLIENIRQNPGIIEVSRRLRDPSFISVPLEHKHPSSLGERMPGVEMPRVLGVINVNEKKGGAQFSEGDLKILSIVANHAAAALENVRLLNDVQDAHLATLQSMALLLEAKDAYTHGHSERVRDYSVLTSQKMGLSQSQTEILRVAAALHDVGKIGVKDAILTKCGPPTPEEWAMIRRHPKLGYDVLSHVPHLTKEHLQVVRGHHERIDGSGYPDGLQGDQLSVVTQIIVVADSYDAMASDRAYRPALTQDKIIEQIRRFAGSQFDPHVATVFLDLVERGALRP; encoded by the coding sequence ATGGCAGAAGAAACGCGTATTCTGGTGGTTGATGACGAGATTGTCATTCGCGCTTTGCTTGTTGATGTCTTGGTGGAGGAGGGGTACAGCGTTGAAACTGCCGGAAATGCCAAAGCCGCCCTCGACCTGTTACAGGCACAAAACAATTTTATCATTTTGTTCACTGATATCATGATGCCCGAAATGAACGGCATTGAATTGATTCGTGAAGCGCGCAAGATTTGCCCGGCCATTATTCCCATCGTCATGACTGGTTTCGCCACGCTGGAGACCGCACGGGCCGCGGTCAAAGAGGGCGCGTACGATTATGTGTTGAAACCGTTCAGCATCAGCGAGATCAAGGTAGCCGTCAGCAACGCGCTTGAACGTCACCGGCTGGCCAACGAAAACGCGCGATTGCTTGAAATAACGGAACTGTTCAACATCAGCGAAGCCATTGCTTCAATTCACAACGAGCGGCAATTGCTCCGGTTTGTCTTGTCCGCCGCGATGGAAAGGGTCGGCGCATCCCGGGGTTCCATCATGGTCACCACGCAGGACGGACGCGCTCTTGAAGTGGCCGTAAGCGTGGGAATTCCCGAAGAAGACGCCAAGACTGTCGTGGAAATGGGCACGGGCATATCGGGGTGGGTGGCGCAGCACGCCCGGCCGTTGCTCATTGAAAATATCCGGCAGAATCCCGGCATTATCGAAGTAAGCCGCCGGTTGCGGGATCCATCGTTCATTTCCGTCCCGCTCGAACACAAACATCCCAGCAGTCTCGGTGAGCGTATGCCGGGGGTTGAAATGCCGCGCGTGCTGGGTGTAATCAACGTGAATGAAAAAAAGGGCGGCGCGCAATTTTCCGAGGGGGATCTCAAAATTCTCAGCATCGTGGCAAACCATGCCGCGGCGGCGCTCGAAAACGTGCGGCTCCTCAACGACGTACAGGATGCCCACCTTGCCACGCTTCAGTCCATGGCCCTTTTGCTGGAGGCCAAGGATGCGTATACCCACGGTCACAGTGAGCGGGTACGGGATTATTCCGTGCTAACGTCTCAGAAGATGGGCCTTTCGCAGTCTCAAACGGAGATTCTTCGCGTGGCCGCGGCGTTGCATGATGTGGGCAAGATCGGTGTGAAGGACGCGATCCTGACCAAGTGCGGTCCGCCCACCCCGGAAGAATGGGCCATGATTCGCCGACATCCCAAACTCGGCTATGATGTCTTGTCGCATGTGCCGCACTTAACCAAAGAACATCTGCAAGTCGTTCGCGGTCATCACGAACGGATAGACGGATCCGGATATCCCGACGGTCTTCAAGGCGATCAACTTTCCGTCGTTACGCAAATTATCGTGGTGGCCGATTCCTATGACGCGATGGCAAGCGACCGCGCCTATCGTCCCGCCCTCACACAGGATAAGATTATCGAGCAAATTCGCCGGTTTGCGGGCAGCCAGTTCGATCCCCATGTCGCCACGGTGTTTCTGGATCTTGTTGAACGCGGCGCATTGCGTCCGTAG
- a CDS encoding aldo/keto reductase, whose product MDYRVLGSYSLRVSSMAFGAWQIGDENYWGAPRQRDYDAVVQAAIDLGITLFDTAEMYGNGESERALGRALRGRRNQVVIASKVNSDHCAPAAVRAACEESLKRLATDYLDLYQVHWPCRTVPFADTHGALERLRDEGKIRAIGVSNFGPQDLDAWMACGDAVSNQIGYNLLFRAPEYEILPACLRHGTGILVYMPLLQGILCGRWAHIEDIPPTRRRTRHFSCERAGTRHGEPGCEALMLNALGALADLARELAMPLPHLAIAWLLARPGISSVIIGGRDIAQLQSNVLAAELSLAPAIVERIEQITSPIKERMGKNADMWLGSAESRIR is encoded by the coding sequence ATGGATTATCGTGTGTTGGGTTCGTATTCATTGCGGGTTTCCTCCATGGCTTTCGGTGCATGGCAGATTGGCGACGAAAACTACTGGGGCGCTCCGCGCCAGAGGGATTACGACGCCGTTGTACAGGCCGCGATTGATTTGGGAATCACGTTGTTTGACACCGCCGAGATGTACGGCAATGGCGAATCGGAACGGGCGCTCGGCCGTGCCTTGCGTGGTCGCCGAAACCAAGTCGTCATTGCATCCAAGGTGAATTCAGATCATTGCGCGCCGGCGGCCGTTCGCGCCGCGTGCGAGGAGAGCCTGAAGCGCCTCGCAACGGATTACCTGGATTTGTATCAAGTCCATTGGCCCTGCCGCACAGTTCCCTTTGCGGACACCCATGGCGCATTGGAACGCCTCCGCGACGAAGGCAAGATACGGGCCATCGGGGTGTCGAATTTTGGACCGCAAGACCTCGATGCATGGATGGCCTGCGGTGATGCCGTGTCCAACCAGATCGGTTACAACCTGTTGTTTCGCGCGCCGGAATATGAAATCCTGCCGGCCTGTTTGCGGCATGGGACCGGTATTTTGGTCTATATGCCCCTATTGCAGGGCATTCTTTGTGGCCGATGGGCCCACATTGAAGACATTCCCCCCACCCGGCGCCGCACGCGGCATTTCTCATGCGAGCGCGCCGGCACGCGGCATGGCGAACCCGGTTGCGAGGCGCTGATGCTGAATGCCCTTGGCGCCTTGGCGGACCTTGCCCGTGAATTGGCGATGCCTCTCCCCCATCTTGCGATTGCCTGGCTACTGGCGCGACCCGGTATTTCTTCCGTCATTATCGGCGGACGCGATATTGCACAATTGCAGTCGAACGTTCTGGCGGCCGAATTGTCCCTTGCCCCGGCCATAGTGGAGCGAATCGAACAAATTACATCGCCGATTAAGGAGCGTATGGGTAAAAACGCGGATATGTGGCTGGGATCGGCGGAGAGCCGGATCCGGTAA
- a CDS encoding SDR family NAD(P)-dependent oxidoreductase encodes MNIEGAAILITGASHGIGRALALHFAGRGARVLLTGRSEEGLRETAHRIEVHGRQAWWKTADLQRPETLEVLVRAIDGAGFKIDILINNAADVTSKPLLDTSLEEIEAIVRTNVTGCLQLCRLIAPSMAARRKGLIVNISSLAGYKPNPRQTVYSASKGAVNSISRAILSELGLYGIHVMNVALSSVATEEEPRPTALHADDFAHRLERAIRREQTELFLSPVSQWLMRLYQAFPSLARYGSAHFK; translated from the coding sequence GTGAACATCGAAGGAGCAGCCATCCTGATTACCGGCGCATCGCACGGCATCGGGCGCGCATTGGCGCTTCATTTTGCCGGACGCGGCGCACGTGTCCTGTTGACAGGACGCAGTGAGGAAGGATTGCGGGAAACCGCGCACCGCATCGAAGTCCACGGACGTCAAGCCTGGTGGAAAACCGCCGACTTGCAAAGGCCGGAAACCCTCGAAGTGCTCGTGCGCGCCATTGACGGCGCGGGTTTCAAAATAGATATTTTGATCAATAACGCCGCCGACGTCACGTCGAAACCGCTCCTTGACACTTCCCTTGAGGAAATCGAGGCGATTGTCCGGACAAATGTCACCGGATGCCTTCAGTTGTGCCGCCTGATTGCGCCGTCCATGGCCGCGCGCCGGAAAGGCCTGATCGTAAATATTTCCTCGCTGGCCGGATACAAGCCCAACCCGCGCCAGACTGTGTACAGCGCGTCGAAAGGCGCCGTCAACAGTATTTCCCGTGCGATCCTGTCCGAATTGGGATTATACGGTATTCATGTCATGAATGTGGCGCTTTCGTCGGTGGCCACCGAAGAAGAACCGCGCCCTACGGCGCTCCATGCGGACGATTTCGCCCATCGCCTCGAACGCGCCATCCGGCGCGAGCAGACCGAACTTTTTCTATCGCCGGTCAGTCAATGGCTCATGCGCCTCTACCAGGCATTCCCATCGCTTGCTCGATACGGATCGGCCCATTTTAAATAA
- a CDS encoding methyltransferase domain-containing protein, translating to MTSHSSSGSHRAHRGEGFVSRTSGWLWIIGLSLYVAFVSYVGWRHMGEKISGLHVPSLTAMAAAYLFALWLRAVKWRFAIGPGRQSTGLYFVSKAGGALSPGRVGELAPLLLPGHRDARLAAWIILDRFLEGGATILLGLAGLLVFKISNVRMTWLFGGSLIVLVVAPMMILRRRAFFASAAQRIRRPALAHRALSLAETVSREMAGLDRVIPWAAAISLAATGMDLVVGKQLYRCFGHDVPFALLAIAQCAHALASVTPFTPNATGVPYVVAGGILYAWGGLPPETIAAAIGVNAVVVGVLFWSSFGIGATGLRWRRTGRVQTQADLFDFLASETPLYAYDSESLRRLKGLVANKGRVLDVGCGDGAIGEALDAPGIVAFDISPRCAQHARNRGLDSLVADARQPWPFAENTFDTVYCVDVLHHLPGAWEAVLQEAHRVLKPGGTLAIAEPDARYAFVRWTQAPHSPIRVAPWPNEPAIYPADLESILSRLGCPWDCRPLRLDGHQMRRSVFPWWQRLLKAPFVLALAAWHGNRPNKFAIVARKPKA from the coding sequence ATGACTTCGCATTCTTCATCCGGATCGCATCGTGCGCATCGCGGCGAGGGCTTCGTTTCGCGCACATCGGGCTGGCTTTGGATTATAGGCCTGTCGTTGTATGTCGCCTTTGTGAGTTACGTGGGCTGGCGGCACATGGGAGAAAAAATTTCCGGCCTCCATGTGCCGAGCCTGACGGCCATGGCTGCGGCATACCTGTTCGCTCTTTGGCTTCGCGCGGTAAAATGGCGCTTCGCGATCGGTCCCGGAAGACAATCCACGGGCCTGTATTTCGTGTCGAAAGCGGGTGGCGCGTTGTCGCCCGGACGCGTGGGCGAACTGGCGCCGTTGCTATTGCCCGGACACCGCGATGCCCGCCTTGCGGCGTGGATTATCCTCGACCGCTTTCTTGAGGGCGGGGCTACGATTCTGCTCGGCTTGGCCGGTCTTCTGGTTTTCAAAATCTCGAACGTTCGCATGACGTGGCTTTTTGGCGGTTCATTGATCGTTCTGGTTGTGGCCCCTATGATGATTTTGCGGCGCCGCGCTTTTTTTGCCTCCGCCGCGCAGCGTATCCGGCGTCCTGCCCTGGCGCACCGCGCCTTGTCCCTGGCGGAAACAGTCAGCCGCGAAATGGCCGGGCTGGATCGGGTCATTCCGTGGGCCGCCGCGATTTCACTGGCGGCGACCGGCATGGATCTCGTGGTTGGTAAACAACTCTACCGTTGTTTCGGACATGACGTGCCTTTCGCGCTGCTGGCGATCGCGCAATGTGCGCATGCCTTAGCCAGCGTCACGCCGTTTACACCCAATGCGACCGGCGTGCCGTATGTCGTCGCCGGCGGCATTTTATACGCGTGGGGCGGCCTTCCGCCCGAGACGATTGCCGCCGCGATCGGCGTCAATGCCGTGGTGGTCGGCGTCCTCTTTTGGAGTTCCTTCGGCATCGGCGCCACCGGCCTGCGATGGCGCCGGACGGGCCGCGTGCAAACGCAGGCGGACCTGTTCGATTTCCTGGCATCCGAAACGCCGCTTTACGCTTATGATTCTGAATCCCTCCGGCGGTTGAAGGGTTTGGTGGCGAACAAAGGCCGTGTGTTGGACGTGGGTTGCGGGGACGGCGCGATTGGGGAGGCGCTGGACGCGCCGGGCATCGTGGCGTTCGACATTTCCCCGCGATGCGCGCAGCACGCTCGTAACCGGGGGCTCGACTCGCTTGTCGCCGATGCCCGGCAGCCGTGGCCCTTTGCGGAAAACACCTTCGACACGGTCTACTGCGTGGATGTGCTCCACCACCTGCCCGGGGCATGGGAGGCTGTCTTGCAGGAGGCCCATCGTGTGCTGAAACCGGGCGGAACGCTGGCCATCGCCGAACCGGATGCGCGCTATGCATTTGTCCGATGGACCCAGGCGCCCCATTCGCCCATTCGCGTGGCCCCGTGGCCGAACGAGCCGGCAATCTATCCGGCGGACCTTGAGTCCATACTCAGCCGTTTGGGGTGTCCGTGGGACTGTCGTCCGCTTCGCCTCGATGGACATCAAATGCGGCGTTCCGTGTTTCCGTGGTGGCAACGGCTGCTCAAGGCGCCGTTCGTGCTGGCGTTGGCGGCATGGCACGGAAACCGTCCCAACAAGTTCGCGATCGTGGCCCGCAAGCCGAAGGCATAG
- a CDS encoding class I SAM-dependent methyltransferase, protein MDYARHYERCCLDATTPLQRFFIRIMTRKARQIGQTSHRIWSMKYALDHYLSGRDQLCVLDCGAWNGWFLSYETPAVRRRIALDFDPCHAADLRGQGIDFVMADMEKGALPFASESVDMLVMTSTLEHLSCPERIASEIHRLLRPGGIVFVTVPDILKYGFKFWDDVTHKRPFTASALKFLFETHRIETVECCPYNHNLFIAGHLFPAPIHRFLMRFRGKAILYVGKKRAAP, encoded by the coding sequence ATGGATTATGCCCGTCATTACGAACGCTGTTGTCTCGATGCGACCACGCCCCTTCAGCGTTTCTTCATCCGGATCATGACGCGCAAGGCGCGCCAAATCGGCCAGACCAGCCATCGGATCTGGTCCATGAAGTACGCCCTTGACCACTATCTTTCGGGACGGGATCAATTGTGTGTATTGGACTGCGGCGCGTGGAACGGCTGGTTTCTCAGTTACGAGACGCCGGCCGTACGGCGGCGGATCGCCTTGGACTTTGATCCCTGCCATGCCGCCGACCTTCGTGGACAGGGCATTGATTTCGTCATGGCCGATATGGAAAAAGGCGCGTTGCCGTTTGCTTCCGAATCGGTGGATATGCTGGTTATGACAAGCACGCTTGAACACCTTTCCTGTCCCGAACGCATTGCCTCGGAAATCCACCGGTTGCTTCGTCCGGGCGGTATCGTGTTCGTCACGGTGCCGGACATTCTCAAGTATGGCTTCAAATTTTGGGACGACGTCACGCACAAGCGGCCTTTTACGGCTTCGGCGTTGAAGTTCCTCTTTGAAACACACCGGATCGAAACCGTCGAATGTTGCCCGTACAATCACAATCTTTTTATCGCCGGCCACCTGTTTCCCGCCCCGATTCACCGTTTTCTGATGCGTTTTCGCGGCAAGGCAATCCTATACGTTGGGAAGAAACGCGCCGCGCCATGA